One stretch of Thermococcus sp. 21S9 DNA includes these proteins:
- a CDS encoding RNA-guided endonuclease TnpB family protein encodes MKRTVTLKLQPSKEQEKTLFQLADLGAKAWNRVNYLRRQQFFQGQIVDFNKTEKTVYEEFKREIGSSTVQQIARKNAEAWRSFFTLLRKKRNGELPNWLKPKPPNYLKEDGRRKPLIILRNDQYRIGGNRLILKGLGKFKRLEIQFKGRIHLKGKQGRLEIIYDPVKRKWYAHVSLTVEEKLEGGEWIKLPRTPRGNLFAGIDLGVNNLIAVYVENGESFLVNGRPLKSIDFYWRKKIAEYQSKLNKSGAKTSRKLKKMHEKAKLQAKHYINTAVRQTVRKLYELGVSKIIVGYPKGIARNSDKGKRQNFLLSHVWRFNYVIKRLTEVAEEYGIPVEVVNEAFTSKLCLVCGKPHEGARFVRGLFKCPTTGLVFNADLVGAFNILKKVVKTITPNLSGLYAQRRGNWPKARPEGFEEPVVMGSLMRTPRTSPSLARG; translated from the coding sequence ATGAAGCGAACAGTGACTCTTAAACTCCAGCCCTCAAAAGAGCAAGAAAAAACACTCTTCCAGTTAGCCGACCTTGGAGCCAAAGCATGGAACCGGGTAAATTATTTACGACGCCAACAGTTCTTCCAAGGACAAATCGTGGACTTTAACAAGACTGAGAAAACCGTTTATGAAGAATTCAAACGGGAAATCGGTTCTTCAACCGTTCAACAAATAGCGAGGAAGAACGCTGAAGCTTGGCGTTCATTCTTCACCCTCCTTCGGAAAAAGCGGAATGGTGAACTTCCCAACTGGCTTAAACCAAAACCGCCAAACTATCTCAAAGAAGACGGAAGGAGAAAACCCCTAATCATTCTCAGAAACGACCAGTACAGGATTGGAGGGAATAGGCTCATTCTAAAAGGCCTTGGAAAGTTTAAACGCCTTGAAATCCAGTTCAAGGGTAGAATACACTTGAAGGGGAAGCAAGGACGCTTAGAAATCATCTACGACCCCGTAAAACGGAAGTGGTATGCTCACGTAAGCCTCACAGTCGAGGAAAAACTTGAGGGCGGGGAGTGGATTAAACTCCCAAGAACTCCAAGAGGGAACCTCTTTGCAGGAATTGACTTGGGAGTGAACAATCTCATAGCCGTTTATGTGGAGAATGGAGAAAGCTTCCTCGTGAATGGGAGACCGTTAAAGAGCATTGACTTTTACTGGAGGAAGAAGATTGCCGAGTATCAATCCAAACTCAATAAATCAGGGGCTAAAACGAGTAGGAAGCTCAAGAAAATGCATGAGAAGGCCAAACTTCAGGCTAAACACTATATTAACACGGCGGTAAGGCAAACCGTGAGGAAACTCTACGAGCTTGGTGTTTCTAAGATTATCGTCGGTTATCCAAAGGGCATAGCTCGAAACTCCGATAAAGGCAAGAGGCAGAATTTTCTCCTCTCTCACGTCTGGCGGTTTAATTACGTTATCAAACGCTTAACGGAAGTTGCTGAAGAGTATGGTATCCCTGTCGAAGTCGTGAATGAGGCTTTTACTTCTAAGCTTTGCCTCGTTTGCGGGAAGCCCCACGAGGGGGCTCGTTTTGTTCGTGGGTTATTTAAGTGTCCCACAACGGGGCTCGTCTTTAACGCGGATTTAGTTGGAGCGTTTAACATTTTGAAGAAGGTTGTCAAAACCATAACCCCGAATCTGAGCGGTCTTTACGCTCAGAGGAGGGGTAACTGGCCGAAGGCCCGGCCAGAGGGGTTCGAAGAACCCGTTGTAATGGGTTCTCTGATGAGGACCCCTCGAACCTCCCCGTCATTGGCGAGGGGTTAA
- the thpR gene encoding RNA 2',3'-cyclic phosphodiesterase — protein sequence MRAFIAIDVSDEVRDNLLKAQERIGNKSAKIKFVERENFHVTLKFLGEIDEITAEEVKKVLAEIARKHKKHRVRVKGIGVFPNPNYVRVIWAGIENDEGIKAIAKDVEREMRRLGFKKDKDFVAHITIGRVKFVRDKVELAMALKDLANEDFGEFEVEAIELKKSTLTPKGPIYETVARFELAE from the coding sequence ATGAGGGCGTTCATAGCGATAGATGTGAGCGACGAGGTTCGCGACAACCTCCTGAAGGCCCAGGAGAGGATAGGGAACAAGTCGGCGAAGATAAAGTTCGTCGAGAGGGAGAACTTTCACGTGACACTCAAGTTCCTCGGGGAGATTGACGAAATAACGGCGGAGGAGGTCAAGAAGGTCCTGGCGGAGATAGCGAGGAAGCACAAAAAGCACCGCGTTAGGGTTAAAGGAATCGGCGTCTTCCCGAACCCGAACTACGTGAGGGTTATCTGGGCCGGAATCGAGAACGACGAAGGCATTAAGGCGATAGCGAAGGACGTCGAGCGCGAGATGAGAAGGCTCGGCTTCAAGAAGGACAAGGACTTTGTGGCCCACATAACAATCGGGCGCGTCAAGTTCGTCCGCGATAAGGTTGAACTGGCGATGGCGCTGAAGGATTTGGCTAACGAGGACTTCGGCGAGTTCGAGGTTGAGGCGATAGAGCTGAAGAAGAGCACGCTGACGCCGAAGGGACCAATCTATGAGACTGTGGCAAGGTTCGAGCTTGCGGAGTGA
- a CDS encoding putative toxin-antitoxin system toxin component, PIN family — MADKIRVVLDTSVLISALKTKNPKRSPAWRVLKALRTGEITNFISKEIAEEMQEKLLVIGDEVGRPNVADYILTLVLNKSIMVRPRRKFSDDPEFLKNLRDPNDAKFFDVAYVKKVDYIISENTKHIVQMRDEATKTYRFDGRKVKILRAGEFVREALR, encoded by the coding sequence ATGGCGGATAAAATCAGGGTTGTTTTGGACACCTCGGTTCTGATTAGCGCATTGAAAACTAAAAATCCGAAACGTTCTCCGGCATGGAGGGTTCTTAAAGCGCTGAGGACGGGTGAGATTACGAATTTCATTTCAAAGGAAATAGCTGAAGAAATGCAGGAGAAATTACTTGTAATTGGCGACGAAGTTGGAAGGCCAAACGTTGCTGACTATATACTCACCCTTGTACTGAACAAGAGCATCATGGTTCGTCCTCGGCGAAAGTTCTCCGATGACCCTGAGTTCCTAAAGAACCTGAGGGACCCGAACGACGCTAAGTTCTTTGACGTGGCCTACGTCAAGAAAGTGGATTATATTATCTCAGAAAACACGAAGCACATCGTCCAGATGAGGGATGAAGCTACCAAAACTTATCGTTTTGATGGAAGAAAAGTTAAAATCCTGAGGGCGGGAGAATTTGTAAGAGAAGCCTTACGATGA
- the yjjX gene encoding inosine/xanthosine triphosphatase, with amino-acid sequence MRIAVGSTNPTKVKAVERVMRRIYGDVDVIGVEVDSGVPDQPIGIGEIARGAINRAKRALEKTNADLGVGIEAGIYPFPGTLTGYLDVQVCAVASPDGLVTIGHSPGFEYPPVVIEKILKEGVEAGVAMGELVKDPELKRKVGAIGVLTDLLPCQGEGSA; translated from the coding sequence ATGAGAATCGCGGTTGGCTCTACCAATCCGACGAAGGTTAAGGCCGTTGAGAGGGTTATGAGAAGGATTTACGGCGACGTTGATGTCATAGGGGTTGAGGTTGACAGTGGCGTCCCAGACCAGCCGATTGGAATCGGGGAGATAGCGAGGGGTGCTATAAACAGGGCGAAGAGGGCACTGGAGAAGACCAACGCCGACCTCGGCGTCGGAATAGAAGCGGGAATCTACCCCTTCCCCGGAACGCTGACCGGCTACCTCGACGTCCAGGTCTGCGCGGTGGCGAGTCCCGATGGGCTGGTAACAATCGGCCACAGCCCCGGCTTCGAGTATCCACCAGTCGTCATAGAGAAAATCCTCAAGGAGGGCGTTGAGGCCGGTGTGGCGATGGGCGAGCTCGTCAAAGACCCCGAACTCAAGAGGAAGGTCGGTGCGATAGGCGTTCTGACTGACCTCCTCCCCTGCCAAGGCGAGGGTTCGGCTTAA
- the cca gene encoding CCA tRNA nucleotidyltransferase, translated as MEMEEVLSEVLRRIRPSDEERAFVKALMKELRTITEEKINELGLDIRPYFVGSLAKDTYLAGDHDVDLFLAFPLETSLEELREKGLELGKAIAEKLDSHEIAYAEHPYVRARYRGVSVDLVPCYDVRNWKDVRTAVDRSILHTRWVNENLKGRNDEVRLLKRFLKGINAYGSEIYVRGFSGYLAEILVIKYGSFLDVVRKADFILRQKIIDPANWLRKEPEIALKTVKRETEEDRPLIVIDPVDPRRNVSANLSWEKYGRFYFKSMEFLENPSVRFFFPQEKPKGNYLDELRKRGTALVTLLIDVPDIVDDILLPQLERSARGFEKALGREGFRILGWDVGRKGRAFIMLELDRKRRERVKIKPGPEFFTERGRNFYRKNEKVWIIGRRLYSEKMVTESVVDVIIELLEKNQVSLGKGIRDAVREADILLNYVPKELEREAYLFLSRKKWNLKE; from the coding sequence ATGGAGATGGAAGAAGTCCTCAGCGAGGTCCTCCGAAGGATAAGGCCAAGCGATGAGGAGAGGGCCTTCGTCAAGGCCCTCATGAAAGAGCTAAGAACTATAACTGAGGAAAAGATAAACGAACTCGGCCTCGACATCAGGCCCTACTTCGTCGGCTCGCTCGCGAAGGACACCTATTTAGCTGGAGACCACGACGTTGACCTATTCCTGGCCTTCCCTCTCGAAACTTCCCTTGAGGAGCTGAGGGAAAAAGGCCTGGAACTCGGAAAAGCCATAGCAGAGAAGCTCGACTCCCACGAGATAGCCTACGCGGAGCACCCATACGTCCGGGCGAGATACAGGGGAGTGAGCGTTGATTTGGTTCCCTGCTACGACGTTAGAAACTGGAAAGACGTTAGAACTGCCGTTGACCGCTCGATACTCCACACACGCTGGGTGAACGAGAATCTCAAGGGACGGAACGACGAAGTAAGGCTCCTCAAGCGCTTCCTGAAGGGCATCAACGCCTACGGGAGCGAGATTTACGTGAGGGGATTTTCCGGCTACCTGGCCGAAATCCTCGTCATCAAGTACGGTTCTTTCCTCGACGTGGTCAGGAAGGCGGACTTCATACTGAGACAGAAGATAATAGACCCGGCGAACTGGCTCAGGAAAGAGCCGGAAATCGCGCTCAAGACCGTGAAGAGGGAGACCGAGGAGGACAGACCTCTGATAGTGATAGACCCCGTCGACCCGAGGCGGAACGTTTCGGCCAACTTGAGCTGGGAGAAGTACGGGCGCTTCTACTTCAAGAGCATGGAGTTCCTTGAGAACCCATCGGTCCGGTTCTTCTTCCCACAGGAGAAGCCTAAGGGGAACTACCTCGACGAGCTGAGGAAGAGGGGAACCGCCCTTGTAACGCTTCTAATCGATGTCCCCGATATAGTGGACGACATCCTTTTGCCCCAGCTGGAGAGGAGCGCGAGGGGCTTCGAGAAGGCCCTTGGGAGGGAGGGCTTCCGCATCCTCGGCTGGGACGTCGGGAGAAAAGGGAGAGCCTTTATAATGCTCGAACTCGACCGGAAAAGGCGCGAGAGGGTGAAGATTAAGCCCGGCCCGGAGTTCTTCACCGAGAGGGGACGGAACTTTTACCGGAAGAACGAGAAGGTTTGGATAATCGGAAGGAGGCTCTACTCCGAAAAGATGGTCACGGAGAGCGTTGTGGACGTCATAATCGAACTCCTCGAGAAGAACCAGGTGTCGCTTGGAAAAGGAATAAGGGACGCGGTAAGGGAAGCGGACATCCTGTTAAACTACGTTCCCAAGGAGCTGGAGCGCGAAGCCTATCTCTTCCTGAGCAGAAAGAAGTGGAATCTGAAGGAGTAA
- a CDS encoding adenosylcobalamin-dependent ribonucleoside-diphosphate reductase, with product MAVEKVMKRDGRIVPFDRERIRWAIQRAMLEVGVHDEKLLNRVVRRVVRRVNELYDGQIPNIENIQDIVELELMRAGLFDVAKAYILYRKKKAEIREEKKKILNKDKLDEIDKRFSLNALRVLASRYLIRNEKGEIVESPRELFERVATLAVIPDLLYDERVYDKEGKHERDLSRVKYYLEHFEEFDGKYSIGRFRLNKYHFERLVNLYRELAEKGKMKVSIDEFLGMLENGAFDDYEAEIEEYFRLMAGQVFMPNTPALINSGRPLGMLSACFVVAIEDDMESIMKAAHDVAMIQKMGGGTGLNFSKLRPEGDFVGSTAGAASGPVSFMHLIDAVSDVIKQGGVRRGANMGILEVWHPDIEKFIHAKERNTGTNVLSNFNISVGIWEDFWEALKEGKRYPLVNPRTGEKVKEIDPKSLFEELAFMAWSKADPGVIFFDVINRRNVLAEAKGGPIRATNPCGEEPLYEYESCNLASINLAKFVKYDDEGKPYFDWDEYAYVIQKVAKYLDNAIDVNRFPLPEIDHNTKLTRRIGVGMMGLADALFKLGIPYNSEEGFAFMRKATEYLTFYAYKYSVEASKKRGTFPLYEKSAYKDGELPVEGFYHREIWTLPWDELVEEIKKHGVRNGMVTTCPPTGSVSMIADTSSGIEPIFALVYKKSVTVGEFYYVDPVFESELKKRGLWSDEILRKISDNYGSVQGLEEIPEDMQRVFVTSMDVHWLDHILAQANIQLWLTDSASKTINMPNDATVEDVKAAYLLAYKLGCKGITVYRDGSLSVQVYSVEGEKRKRVPAKPSGYAVEKLKAVVEAEPWLAKFINVEAILNGTNGKEKKAQTLSFSLSTAKTVTPKTPEHPHHAEKPEIPEEKIKELLGVAYCPVCYEKDGELVELRMESGCATCPRCGWSKCVIS from the coding sequence ATGGCCGTTGAAAAAGTGATGAAAAGAGACGGTAGAATCGTACCTTTTGATAGGGAGCGTATAAGGTGGGCCATCCAGAGGGCAATGCTTGAGGTTGGAGTTCACGACGAAAAGCTCCTTAACAGGGTTGTCAGAAGGGTCGTCAGGCGTGTCAACGAGCTCTACGACGGTCAGATTCCCAACATCGAGAACATCCAGGACATCGTTGAGCTCGAGCTCATGAGAGCGGGCCTCTTCGACGTTGCCAAGGCCTACATCCTCTACCGCAAGAAGAAGGCCGAAATCAGGGAGGAGAAGAAGAAAATCCTCAACAAGGACAAGCTCGATGAAATCGACAAGCGCTTCTCCCTCAACGCCCTCCGCGTTCTGGCGAGCAGATACCTCATAAGGAACGAGAAGGGGGAGATAGTCGAGAGCCCGAGGGAACTCTTTGAGAGGGTCGCCACCCTCGCGGTCATCCCCGATTTGCTCTACGACGAGCGCGTTTACGACAAGGAAGGAAAGCACGAGCGGGATTTAAGCCGGGTCAAGTACTACCTTGAGCACTTCGAGGAGTTCGACGGGAAGTATTCAATCGGACGCTTCAGGCTCAACAAGTACCACTTCGAGAGGCTCGTGAACCTCTACCGCGAGCTGGCGGAGAAGGGTAAGATGAAAGTCTCAATAGACGAGTTCCTGGGCATGCTCGAAAACGGGGCCTTCGATGACTATGAGGCAGAAATAGAAGAGTACTTCAGGTTGATGGCCGGCCAGGTCTTCATGCCCAACACCCCGGCCCTTATCAACTCTGGCAGGCCGTTGGGAATGCTTTCGGCATGCTTCGTCGTTGCAATAGAAGACGATATGGAGAGCATAATGAAGGCCGCGCACGATGTGGCCATGATACAGAAAATGGGTGGGGGTACGGGGCTTAATTTCTCAAAGCTCCGTCCCGAAGGCGATTTCGTCGGTTCCACCGCCGGAGCCGCTAGCGGGCCCGTTTCCTTCATGCACCTCATAGATGCCGTCAGCGACGTCATCAAGCAGGGAGGCGTAAGGCGCGGGGCGAACATGGGAATCCTTGAGGTATGGCACCCTGACATAGAGAAGTTCATCCACGCGAAGGAGCGCAACACCGGAACCAACGTGCTCAGCAACTTCAACATCAGCGTCGGCATCTGGGAAGACTTCTGGGAGGCCCTGAAAGAGGGCAAGCGCTATCCGCTCGTGAACCCGAGGACCGGCGAGAAGGTCAAGGAGATAGACCCCAAGAGCCTGTTTGAGGAGTTAGCATTCATGGCCTGGAGCAAGGCCGACCCGGGAGTTATATTCTTCGACGTCATCAACAGGAGGAACGTTTTAGCGGAGGCAAAGGGAGGGCCGATACGGGCCACCAATCCCTGCGGTGAAGAGCCCCTCTACGAATACGAATCGTGCAACCTCGCGAGCATAAACCTCGCCAAGTTCGTGAAGTATGACGACGAAGGGAAGCCCTACTTCGACTGGGACGAGTACGCCTACGTGATTCAGAAAGTTGCGAAGTACCTCGACAACGCCATCGACGTCAACCGCTTCCCGCTTCCCGAAATCGACCACAACACGAAGCTGACCCGGAGGATAGGCGTCGGAATGATGGGACTGGCAGATGCGCTATTCAAGCTCGGCATTCCGTACAACAGCGAGGAAGGCTTCGCCTTCATGAGGAAGGCCACCGAGTACCTCACCTTCTACGCCTACAAGTACAGCGTTGAGGCATCGAAGAAGCGCGGGACGTTCCCGCTCTACGAAAAGAGTGCCTACAAGGACGGTGAGCTACCGGTCGAGGGCTTCTACCACCGCGAGATATGGACGCTCCCGTGGGACGAGCTCGTCGAGGAAATCAAGAAGCACGGCGTCAGGAACGGCATGGTAACCACCTGCCCGCCGACAGGAAGCGTTTCGATGATAGCCGACACCTCCAGCGGAATCGAGCCAATCTTTGCCCTCGTCTACAAGAAGAGCGTCACCGTCGGCGAGTTTTACTACGTTGACCCCGTCTTCGAGTCCGAGCTCAAGAAGCGCGGTCTCTGGAGTGACGAGATACTCAGGAAGATAAGCGACAACTATGGAAGTGTGCAGGGCCTTGAGGAGATTCCCGAGGACATGCAGAGGGTCTTTGTGACATCGATGGACGTTCACTGGCTCGACCACATCCTGGCCCAGGCGAACATACAGCTCTGGCTCACCGACAGCGCGAGCAAGACGATAAACATGCCGAACGACGCGACCGTGGAGGACGTTAAGGCGGCATACCTTTTAGCTTACAAGCTCGGCTGTAAGGGAATAACCGTCTACCGCGACGGTTCGCTCTCGGTGCAGGTTTATAGCGTTGAAGGAGAGAAGAGGAAGCGCGTCCCGGCCAAGCCGAGTGGCTACGCCGTCGAGAAGCTGAAAGCCGTTGTTGAGGCCGAGCCCTGGCTGGCGAAGTTCATCAACGTCGAGGCTATCCTCAACGGCACCAACGGAAAGGAGAAGAAGGCGCAAACGCTAAGCTTTTCTCTGAGCACGGCAAAGACTGTCACACCAAAGACGCCAGAGCACCCGCACCACGCGGAGAAGCCAGAAATCCCGGAGGAGAAAATTAAGGAGCTCCTTGGAGTGGCTTACTGCCCGGTCTGCTACGAGAAAGACGGTGAACTGGTGGAGCTCAGAATGGAGAGCGGTTGCGCCACCTGCCCGCGCTGTGGATGGAGCAAGTGCGTCATCAGCTGA
- a CDS encoding glycoside hydrolase translates to MFMKYAHHFHAYQPGDIVYVKDGDGSEPIEYEERKSPVAIRIGDEEVRGENWTRAMLYSYGRISDVLSRLKGVSVDIEPFTFLMLLRYGRRAFERTVELLKNLDAVPTVPFHPIMPHLDEFEQRILARVSFDFYAPLIGDKSVIGYWLPEAVITRKTVQLIESLADRKLVFLLDERGLLYDFPQAKYSCNRYSNSFVFGREWGLSDAFAFNTLDVPGLVSETLSRRDDYKENLGVPYLVFTASDLESLLGNPAQLERFVAWMEGIERNGVELISAPSFVWKKLSGEFKRLKGECSFEMPVKEFSSWSDYFDLSPDGKTSDSRWLGYRRADGRVFAREINGRKISQLWKVAFTRLFGELNRTVRLGVLKGLKELNADPEGFLVRYARVFFRDYYDYFGLSTSLNYVLEPVNGDRDALPLGRAYYLMLLANHSCPRFWENLDTRVAFSNVSVMAKALIELMKYFDGREIQKLFIEAYLKLLNFKHLYHVWNLSVMPSIEGWETSEEAWSGALKPEVPTSGYNIVTRSALYVGKRDLKGDLRSLIEGYTLEWAVADAGHIPGERHGLWENPEYCEHRNG, encoded by the coding sequence ATGTTCATGAAGTACGCCCACCACTTCCACGCCTATCAGCCGGGTGACATAGTTTACGTTAAAGACGGCGACGGCTCCGAGCCGATAGAGTACGAGGAGAGGAAGAGCCCGGTCGCGATTAGAATCGGCGATGAGGAAGTTAGGGGCGAGAACTGGACGCGGGCGATGCTCTACTCCTATGGGAGGATTTCCGATGTCCTATCACGGCTCAAGGGAGTCAGCGTTGATATCGAACCCTTCACGTTCCTCATGCTCCTTCGGTACGGAAGGAGGGCCTTTGAGAGAACCGTTGAGCTTCTTAAGAACCTTGACGCCGTTCCAACTGTTCCATTCCACCCGATAATGCCCCACCTCGATGAGTTTGAGCAGAGAATTCTTGCAAGGGTTTCCTTTGACTTCTACGCCCCTCTGATTGGCGACAAGAGCGTCATCGGCTACTGGCTCCCCGAGGCTGTGATAACGAGAAAGACCGTTCAACTCATCGAGTCCCTCGCCGATAGGAAGCTCGTCTTTCTGCTCGATGAAAGAGGACTCCTCTACGACTTCCCGCAGGCGAAGTACTCGTGCAACCGCTACTCAAACTCCTTCGTCTTCGGTCGTGAATGGGGTCTGAGCGACGCCTTCGCCTTCAACACCCTCGACGTTCCAGGGCTGGTGAGCGAGACCCTCTCGCGGAGGGACGACTACAAGGAGAACCTTGGCGTTCCCTACCTGGTCTTTACCGCGAGCGACCTTGAGAGTCTGCTCGGAAATCCGGCACAGCTCGAGCGCTTCGTTGCCTGGATGGAGGGCATTGAGAGAAACGGGGTTGAACTGATTTCGGCGCCTTCCTTCGTCTGGAAGAAGCTCTCCGGCGAGTTCAAGCGCCTTAAGGGCGAGTGCTCCTTCGAGATGCCGGTCAAGGAGTTCTCCAGCTGGAGCGACTACTTCGATTTGAGCCCCGACGGCAAGACGAGCGACTCGCGCTGGCTCGGTTACCGAAGGGCCGATGGAAGGGTCTTCGCGAGGGAAATAAACGGAAGAAAAATCTCCCAGCTCTGGAAGGTAGCATTCACGCGTCTTTTCGGCGAGCTCAACAGGACTGTGAGGCTCGGCGTTTTAAAGGGCCTGAAAGAGCTCAACGCCGACCCAGAGGGGTTCCTGGTCAGGTACGCGCGGGTCTTCTTCAGGGACTACTACGACTACTTTGGCCTGAGCACGTCTCTCAACTACGTCCTCGAACCTGTCAACGGCGATAGGGACGCCCTACCGCTCGGCAGGGCCTACTATCTGATGCTCCTCGCCAACCACTCCTGCCCGCGCTTCTGGGAGAACCTCGACACCCGCGTTGCCTTCTCCAACGTCTCGGTCATGGCAAAGGCTCTGATTGAGCTGATGAAGTATTTCGACGGAAGAGAAATCCAGAAACTGTTCATCGAGGCCTACTTAAAGCTCCTCAACTTCAAGCACCTCTACCACGTATGGAACCTTTCGGTAATGCCATCAATCGAGGGCTGGGAGACGAGTGAGGAAGCCTGGAGTGGTGCTTTAAAGCCGGAGGTTCCGACGAGCGGTTATAACATCGTGACGAGGTCTGCTCTCTACGTGGGGAAGCGCGACCTGAAGGGTGACTTGAGAAGCCTCATTGAAGGTTACACCCTCGAGTGGGCAGTTGCCGACGCCGGCCACATCCCCGGCGAGCGTCATGGCCTCTGGGAGAACCCCGAGTACTGCGAGCACCGTAACGGGTAG
- a CDS encoding ferritin family protein yields MKARELIERLIWQENELYNLYKLGETFALFERPELRDTFALIAEEELRHRETLTGLLKEGTLENLILDYMDELSIEPVLSDERAKPESLEELVVEAVLREKHAYEMYSKLAKLIGEPFSDLFLHLAREELTHAYRLKLIYEAL; encoded by the coding sequence ATGAAGGCGAGGGAGCTGATAGAGAGACTAATCTGGCAGGAGAACGAGCTCTACAACCTCTACAAGCTCGGGGAAACGTTCGCCCTCTTCGAGAGGCCGGAGTTAAGGGACACCTTCGCACTCATAGCGGAGGAGGAACTCCGGCATCGCGAAACCCTGACGGGACTCCTGAAAGAGGGGACCCTTGAGAACCTAATCCTCGACTACATGGACGAACTGTCAATAGAACCCGTCCTGAGCGACGAGAGGGCCAAACCGGAGAGTCTTGAGGAGCTTGTGGTCGAGGCCGTCCTGAGGGAAAAGCACGCCTACGAGATGTACTCAAAGCTCGCGAAGCTCATAGGTGAGCCCTTCAGCGACCTGTTCCTGCACCTCGCGAGGGAAGAACTAACCCACGCGTACCGGTTGAAGCTGATATACGAGGCCCTTTAA
- a CDS encoding phosphoribosyltransferase, producing MDKVYLTWWQIDRAVFALAEEIQKHFMPDVIVGIARGGLIPAVRLSHVLGDVELKVIDVKFYKGIDERMEKPVVTIPLHGSLKDKRVVIVDDVSDTGKTLEVVIEEVKKAGAKEVKVACLSMKPWTKVVPDFYVFRTDKWIVFPWEEFPVVVRE from the coding sequence ATGGACAAGGTTTACCTAACCTGGTGGCAGATTGATAGGGCCGTCTTCGCGCTCGCCGAGGAGATACAGAAGCACTTCATGCCTGACGTGATAGTTGGAATCGCGAGGGGCGGGCTTATCCCAGCGGTGAGGCTGAGCCACGTTTTGGGCGACGTGGAGCTCAAGGTCATAGACGTCAAGTTCTACAAGGGCATCGACGAGAGGATGGAGAAGCCGGTCGTGACGATTCCGCTCCACGGCTCGCTAAAAGATAAGAGGGTCGTCATCGTAGATGACGTCAGCGACACCGGAAAGACCCTCGAGGTCGTCATCGAAGAGGTCAAGAAGGCCGGAGCGAAGGAGGTTAAGGTTGCCTGCCTCAGCATGAAGCCCTGGACCAAGGTCGTTCCCGACTTCTACGTCTTCAGAACGGACAAGTGGATAGTCTTCCCCTGGGAGGAGTTTCCCGTTGTGGTGAGGGAGTAA
- a CDS encoding DMT family transporter, whose amino-acid sequence MKRAELILLTITAMWGFTFPAMKVSLDYLPPILFLAYRFGIASLLMLILFRSKVLRKETMREGFLLGLTLFFGHGFQIVGLKYTTASNSAFITSLYVVFTPFIAYFLLGERVKARDVLSLAIALTGLYLISGASSSIGYGDLLTALCAVSFAFQIVLVQRFGEKDYLSLAFWQIFWNFIFSLIFALAFEPRVFPRELLPWLGLLYTAVFGTVVAFTLQVKYQKYTTAYKAALIYSMEPIFGSLSAFILLGERFTRRALAGAFLIMAGVWNEIRKN is encoded by the coding sequence ATGAAGAGGGCCGAGCTCATACTTCTCACGATAACAGCGATGTGGGGTTTCACCTTTCCGGCGATGAAGGTCAGTCTGGACTACCTTCCTCCGATTCTCTTCCTGGCTTACCGCTTCGGCATCGCGTCGCTTCTAATGCTCATTCTCTTCCGCTCGAAGGTCCTCAGGAAGGAAACTATGCGCGAGGGTTTCCTCCTCGGGCTCACGCTATTCTTCGGCCACGGCTTCCAGATTGTCGGCCTCAAGTACACCACCGCATCGAACTCGGCCTTCATAACGTCTCTCTACGTCGTGTTCACGCCCTTCATAGCATACTTCCTCCTCGGGGAGAGGGTAAAAGCGAGAGATGTTCTGTCGCTCGCCATCGCCCTCACAGGACTGTACCTCATCTCGGGGGCAAGCTCGAGCATCGGCTACGGCGACCTCCTCACGGCCCTCTGCGCGGTTAGCTTTGCCTTTCAGATAGTCCTCGTCCAGCGCTTCGGCGAGAAGGACTACCTCAGCCTGGCCTTCTGGCAGATTTTCTGGAACTTCATCTTTTCCTTAATCTTCGCGCTGGCCTTTGAGCCCAGGGTTTTTCCAAGGGAGTTGCTCCCCTGGCTCGGACTGCTCTACACGGCCGTCTTCGGGACGGTTGTGGCTTTCACCCTTCAGGTCAAGTACCAGAAATACACGACGGCATACAAGGCGGCGCTCATCTATTCGATGGAACCAATCTTCGGTTCCCTGTCGGCCTTCATCCTTCTTGGCGAGAGGTTCACGAGGAGGGCCTTAGCGGGCGCGTTCCTCATAATGGCAGGCGTCTGGAACGAGATAAGGAAAAACTAA